Sequence from the Streptomyces sp. NBC_00358 genome:
CCACGGCGACGAGTCCCTGTCTCACCAGGGCCGTACGGGCGACGGTGGGCAGGCCGCCGCCGCGCGGGGCGTTCAGGTACCAGAGCAGGGCGCGGGTGACGGCGAGGTAGGCGCCGGCGACCAGCACCACCTGGGGTACGGCGTACAACGTCCAGGTCCCCGGGTCCCAGGGCGTCTCGACGCTGGGGAACCGCCCGAACGAGGCGAGGACCAGGGCTCCGGCGCCGATGCCGAGGATGTCGACCGCGCCGTGCAGCACACCCTGGCGCCAGCGGTTGCGCCGGGCCGTGCCGACCAGGACGACGACGGTCAGGCTGACCATGCCGGCGGGGACCCAGCCGTAGAGCAGCAGGACCGCGAGGGTGAGGGCCGCGCCGGAGCCGGTGCCTCCCCACCAGCGGGCCCGGCCGAGGGCGACCAGGTGGCCGACGATGACGCCGGTCAGCAGGGCCAGCGACCAGCCGACGGCGCCGCACGGGAAGAGCGCGTGGTGGCCGCTGAACGCCCGGTAGAAACCGGCGCCCAGGACGATCGCGGCGGTGGCCACGACCGCGGACGGCAGCGCGGGCCAGGACATGGGGCGTTCGGGATCGTGGCCGTGCGGACCGGTGCCGTGCTCGGCGGTGAGGTGGCCGAGGGCGGCGGGAGCGGCGAGCGGTGCGGCGCCGAGCCCGCTCGGGGCGGGGTGCTCCGAAGGCCGTCCCGTCCGCAGGCCGGCCAGCCACGCGCCGGTCATCCTGCGCAGGCGCAGCCGTGAGTCGGGAGCGGCGCTCTCGGTCGGTTCCATTCCCGTCCCTCTCACTGCCGGCGGTGCCCACGCCACGCGGTCCGTTGCCGGCGACAACGGCCAACGGTGCCGCGTCCGAAAACCCTTCCCCCGGCTCGTGCGGAGCAGGGGATGCGCCAACCGCAGCCGGGCACGGCAGGCGCACACCTCAACAGTAGGCCGCGGAAGGCTTCCACGGGCAGCGGTCGTCGACGGTTGCCCGAATGCGACCCAGCCACCCGTATGCAACTGATATGCGCCGAACAGGTGGTCTTCAACCGCTATTCCTCGGCCGGAAGCGCGACGTCCGCCGCCGCGTCCGGTCCTTGTCCGAGCAGGACGGCGAAGCCCTCCTCGTTCAGGACCGGAACCTTCAGCTGCATCGCCTTGTCGTACTTCGAGCCAGGATTGTCACCCACCACGACGAAGGATGTCTTCTTCGAGACAGAACCGGTCACTTTTGCTCCACGGCTCTGGAGTTCCTCCTTCGCCCCGTCCCGCGTGTGGTGTTCGAGCGTGCCCGTGACCACGACGATCAGGCCTTCGAGCGGGCGGGGTCCTTCGTCCTCGCCCGCGCCCTCGTCCTCCATCCGGACGCCGGCGGCCCTCCACTTGCGGATGATCTCGCGGTGCCACTCCTCCGCGAACCACTCCTTGAGCGAGGCGGCGATGATCGGCCCGACACCGGCGGTGGTGGCGAGCTCCTCCTCGGTCGCCCCCTCGATGCGGTCCAGGGAGCGGAACTCCCGGGCCAGCGCCTCGGCGGCGACCGGTCCGACATGACGGATCGACAGCCCGGTGAGGAAGCGCGCGAGCGGCCGCTCCTTGGCCGCCGCGATGTTCTCCAGCATGGCAAGCGCGTTCTTCTTGGGCTCGCCCTGCTGGTTGGCGAAGACCGTGGCGATCTTCTCCTCGCCGGTCTTCGGGTCGCGCTTGGGCAGCCCGCTGTCCTGGTCGAGGACGTACGCCTTGATGGGCAGCAACTGCTCGATGGTGAGGTCGAAGAGGTCGCTCTCGTCGCTCAGCGGCGGCTCGGACGGCTCCAGCGGCTTGGTGAGGGCCGCCGCGGCGACGTACCCGAAGTGCTCGATGTCCAAAGCCTGGCGCCCCGCGAGGTAGTTGACCCGCTCGCGCAGCTGCGCCGGGCAGGCCCGCGCGTTCGGGCAGCGCAGGTCGACGTCGCCCTCCTTCCTGGGCCGTAGCGCCGTCCCGCACTCGGGGCACTCGGCCGGCATCACGAACTCCCGCTCGGTGCCGTCCCGCAGGTCGACGACCGGGCCGAGGATCTCCGGGATGACGTCACCGGCCTTGCGCAGCACCACCGTGTCCCCGATGAGGACACCCTTGGCCTTCACCACGTCCTGGTTGTGCAGGGTGGCGAACTCGACCTCGGAGCCGGCGACCGTGACCGGCTCGACCTGCGCGTACGGGGTGACCCGGCCCGTACGGCCCACGCCGACGCGGATGTTGACGAGCTTGGTGTTGACCTCCTCGGGCGCGTACTTCCAGGCGATCGCCCAGCGCGGTGCGCGCGCGGTGGAACCGAGCCGGCCCTGGAGGGGGATCTCGTCGAGCTTGACGACCACGCCGTCGATCTCGTGCTCCACGGCGTGGCGGTTCTCGCCGTAGTACGCGATGAACTCCCTTACGCCGTCGAGGTCGTCGACCACCTTGGCGTACCGCGTGGTCGGCAGTCCCCAGGAGTGCAGCAGGCCGTAGGCCTCGGAGAGCCGGCCCAGGCCCTCGAACCCCTCCAGGGCGCCGATGCCGTGGACCACCATGTGGAGCGGCAGCGTCGCCGTGACCTTGGGGTCCTTCTGGCGCAGTGAACCCGCGGCGGAGTTCCGGGGGTTGGCGTACGGCTTCTCACCGGCCGCCACACGACGTGCGTTGAGGCCCTCGAACGCGTCCATCGGGAAGTAGACCTCGCCGCGGATCTCGACGAGCCCGGGGACGTGGTCGCCCTTCAGACGGTGCGGGATCTCCGCGATCGTCATGACGTTGGGTGTGATGTCCTCGCCGGTCCGGCCTGTGCCCCGGGTGGCCGCGCGGGTGAGTCTGCCGTCCTCGTACGTCAGGTTCACGGCGAGGCCGTCGACCTTGAGCTCGCACAGGAAGTGGTAGCCGGTCGAGCCCACGTCCTTGGCCACCCGGGCGGCCCAGGCGGCGAGCCCCGGGTCGTCGAAGACGTTGTCGAGGGAGAGCATGCGCTCGCGGTGCTCGACCTCGTCGAGGTCGGTCTCGTACTCGACGGCGACCTTCTGGGTCGGTGAGTCCGGTGTGCGCAGCTCGGGGTACTCGTCCTCCAGCGCCTCCAGGGAGCGCAGGAGCGTGTCGAACTCCGCGTCGCTGACGACGGGAGCGTCCTTCACGTAGTACCGGAAGCGGTGCTCCTCGATCTGCTCGGCGAGCTGCGCGTGCCTCTCCCGTGCCTCGGCGGGTACCGATGTGGGCTCTGCGTGCTTTTCGCCGGCCACCGTTGTGTCCTCCCGTTACTCTGGGTTGTCCGCGAGGGATCTCGCCGCCCGGACGCAGTGGGCCAGCGCCCTGCGCGCGAAGTCGGGGGAGGCCCCCGCGAGCCCGCACGACGGAGTGAGCGTGACCGCCTCCGCGAGAAGACCCGGCCGCAGCCCCAGCCTGCGCCACAGCGTCCTGACACCCATGACGCTACCGGCCGGGTCCGACAATGGGACGTCCACGCCGGGGATGACACCGGCGAGGAGTCGGGTACCGCCCTCGACCGCTTCCCCGATCGCGTCGTCGTCACGCTCGGTGAGGAGCGAGAAGTCGAAGGAGATCCCCGCCACGCCCGCCCGGCGCAGCAGGGCGAAGGGGACGTCCGGCGCGCAGGTGTGGACCACGACGGGGCCGCCGCCGTTCACCCCGACGACGTCCCGGAGGGTGGCCTCGGCGATCTGGCGGTCGACGGCACGGTGGGTGCGGTAGCCGCTGGCGGTCGGCACCTGGCCGCGGAGCACGGCGACGAGGGAGGGTTCGTCGAGCTGGAGAACGATCTGCGCCCCGGGAATCCGCCGTCGTACGTCGTCGAGGTGGACGCGCAGTCCCTCGGCGAGCGATCCCGCCAGGTCGCGGCGGGCGCCCTGGTCGGAGAGGACGGACTCGCCGTTCCTCAGCTCCAGTGCGGCGGCGAGGGTCCAGGGACCGACGGCCTGCACCTTCAGCGGGCCCTCGTATCCCTGGGTGAACTCCTCCAGGGCGTCGAGGTCCTCCCCCAGCCACGACGTCGCCCGCCTGGTGTCCCGGCCGGGCCGGTCGCCCAACCGCCAGCCGCTGGGCTCCACGCGCGCGTACAGCTCGACGAGCATCCCGGCCGTCCGGCCGATCATGTCGGCCCCGGGCCCCCGCGCGGGCAGTTCGGCGAGGAACGGGAAGTCGTCGAGGGAACCGACGACGGTCTTCGCGGCCTCCCGCGCGTCACCGCCCGGCATGGACCCGACCCCGGTGGCGGAACCGAACCTGAACTCGCTGTTTTCGCTCACCCCGGAAGCGTACGTAATCCCCGGGGGCGGATCAGCCGCCCGGTGTCCCCGGGAACGGTCAGCCGCCCGGCCGCACCGTCAGGTCGTTGACCTCGGCGTCCCGGGGCAGGTCGAGAGCCATCAGGATCGTGGTGGCCACCGACTCGGGGTCGATCCACTTCGCCGCGTCGTACTCCTTGCCCTCCTGCTGGTGGACCTTGGCCTGCATGGGGCTGGCGGTGCGACCGGGGTAGACGGAGGTCACCCGGACGCCGGCCGCGTGCTCCTCGTGGCGCAGGGAGTCGGCCAGTGCCTTCAGTCCGTGCTTGGAGGCGGCGTAGGCGGACCAGTCGGCGTGGGCGTTCAGGCCGGCGCCGGAGTTCACGAAGAGCACGTGTCCCTGGGCGAGGCGGAGCTGGGGCAGGAAGTGGCGGGTCAGCTCGGCGGGGGCGATCAGGTTGACGTTGAGCTGGTGGCGCCAGGACTTCGGGGTCAGTTCACCGACCGGGCCGAGGTCGACCACGCCCGCGATGTGCATTAGGGAGTCGACCTGGCCGGGGAGCGTCTGGTGCGAGAACGCCCAGGAGAGCTTGTCGGGGTCCGCCAGATCGCCGACCAGGGTCTTCGCCCCGGGGAAGGCGGCGGCCAGTTCCTTGGCGCGGCCGGCGTCGCGCGCGTGGAGCACGAGTTCGTCCCCGCGCGCGTGCAGACGGCGGGCGACGGCCGCGCCGATGCCGGAACCGGCCCCGGTGATCACATGTGTAGCCATGGACGCCATGCTCGCATCACCGGGAACCGGCCTCGAACCGGGTTCCGGGCCGCCACCGATTCCGGGCCGTCACCGGGTGCCGGACGGTCACCGGGTGCCGACGCTCTCCTCCAGGTAGGCCAGCGCCCCCACCGGCTCCTCGGCGAAGAACACCAGGTCGGTGAGCGGGCGCGGCAGGAAGCCCTCGGCGTCCATGCGGCGGAACTGTTCCTTGAGGCCGTCGTAGAAGCCGGCCGTGTTGAGCAGGACCACCGGCTTCTCGGTCTTCCCGTGCTTCTTCAGTTCGAGGATCTCGGTCGCCTCGTCGAGGGTCCCCGTGCCGCCGACCATGACGACGACCGCGTCGGCCTTCGCCAGCAGCAGTGCCTTGCGCTCGGCCAGATCCCGGGCGACGACCATCTCGTCGGCGCCCGCGCGGGCCTTGGCGGCCAGGAAGTCCACGGAGACGCCCACCAGCCGCCCGCCGGCCTGCTGCACCCCGTCCGCGACCACCTTCATGAGCCCGACGTCGGAGCCTCCCCACACCAGGGTGTGGCCGCCCTTGCCGAGGAGTTCGGCGAACTCCCGTGCGGGGCGTGTGTAGCGGTCGTCGAGGTCGGCGGCGGAGAGGAAGACGCAGATGTTCATGATTTCACCGTACGCGGGAACGATTCGGGGCTCGCGAGCGCTTTCCCGGTATGGCTGAAGGACACACGATCACCATCGAACAGGGCGCACAGCACGTCCGCGTCGTGCACGGCGGCCAGGTCCTGGCGGAGAGCGACCGCCCCCTGGTGCTGCGCGAGACCGGCTGTCCGGTGCGCTACTACCTCCCGCCCGAGGACGTCCGCCTGGATCTGCTGACGCCCTCCGACACCCGCACGCACTGCCCCTTCAAGGGCGACGCGTCCTACTGGTCGCGCCCTGACGCGGCCGACCTCGTCTGGAGCTACCCCGACCCCAAGCCCGACGTCTCCGAGATCAAGGACCACCTCTGCTTCTACGAGGCGGACGTGTCCTGAGTTCCGGCCGGACGCGGGCGTGGTGCACGATGAGTTCCCGCTCGCCCGGCAGTCTCTACAGGTATGGACAAGAAGACCATCTCGCGCGACGGGACCCCCATCGCGTACGAACGCCACGGTGACGGCCCGACGGTCGTCCTGGTCGGTGGCGCCATGTGCACGGGTGCCACGCTGGCGCCCCTCGCCGAGGCCCTCTCGGACCGCTTCGGTGCCATCACCTACGACCGGCGGGGCCGCGGCGGCAGCGGCGACACCGCGCCCTTCGCGGTGGCCCGGGAGGTCGAGGACATCGCGGCGCTGATCGAGGCCTCCGGGGGCAGCGCGGCGCTCTACGGCATCTCGTCGGGCGGCGCGCTGGCCCTGGAGGCGGCTTCGAGCGGGCTGCCCGTCCGCGAAGTCGCCGTCTACGAGACGCCGTTCGCCGTCGACGAGGGCGCGGCCGGGCAGCGCGCCGCGTACACCGAGCGGCTGACCGAGCTGCTCGGCGAGGACCGGCGGGGGGACGCGGTCGAACTGTTCCTGTCCCTGGTCGGCACACCGCCGGAGATGATCGCCGGGGTGCGCATGTCCCACGCCTGGCCCGGCATGGAGGCCATCGCACCGACCCTGGCGTACGACAACGCCGCGATGGGCGAGAGCGGGGTGCCCCGTGAGCGGCTGGCCGCCCTCTCCCTGCCGCTGCTGTCGATCGCGGGCGACGCGAGCCCGGCCTGGATGCGCGAGGCGGCACGGAGCGTCGCGGAGGCGGCACCGAACGGGTCGTACCGCACCCTGGAGGGGCAGACCCACATGGTGGATCCGCAGGTGCTCGCGCCGGTGCTGGCGCAGTTCTTCAGGGCGAACGGTTAGACGCGGGACGGCGCGGGGACGGGCCGGTCGAGGGCAGACGGCTCCGGACGTCCGCCGCCGCGGGGGAACCGGACGTCCGCGGACGTCCGCCGTCGCGCCGGAACTAGACGTCCGCCGTCGCGCGCGTGGTTGTCGCGATCGTCGCCGAGCCCACCACCCGCGTGCCCTCGTACAGCACGACCGCCTGGCCGGGGGCCACACCGCGGACCGGCTCGGTGAAGCGGACCTCCAGGGTGCCGTCGACCAGTTCCGCGCTCACCTCGGTCTCGCCGCCGTGGGCGCGGAGCTGGGCGGTGTAGGTGCCGGGACCGACCGGGGCGGCGCCGCACCAGCGGGGCTTGATCGCGGTCAGCGCGGACACGTCCAGGGAGGCGGCCGGGCCGACCGTGACCGTGTTGTCCACCGGCGAGATGTCGAGGACGTAGCGCGGCTTGCCGTCGGCGGCCGGGGTGCCGATGCGCAGCCCCTTGCGCTGGCCGATCGTGAAGCCGAACGCGCCCTCGTGGGTGCCGACCTTGGCGCCGGACTCGTCGACGATGTCGCCCTCGGCCTTGCCGAGCCGGCCCGCGAGGAAGCCCTGGGTGTCTCCGTCGGCGATGAAGCAGATGTCGTGCGAGTCCGGCTTCTTGGCGACGGCCAGACCCCGGCGCTCGGCCTCGGCACGGATCTCGTCCTTGGTGGTGACCGTGTCGCCGAGGGGGAACACCGCGTGGGCGAGCTGGCGGTCGTCGAGGACACCGAGGACGTACGACTGGTCCTTGGCCATGTCGGAGGCGCGGTGCAGCTCGCGCGTGCCGTCCTCCCGGACGATCACCTGCGCGTAGTGGCCGGTGCAGACGGCGTCGAAGCCGAGCGCGAGCGCCTTGTCGAGCAGGGCGGCGAACTTGATCTTCTCGTTGCACCGCAGGCACGGGTTCGGGGTGCGGCCCGCCTCGTACTCGGCGACGAAGTCCTCGACCACGTCCTCGCGGAAGCGCTCGGCGAGGTCCCAGACGTAGAACGGGATGCCGATGACGTCGGCCGCCCGG
This genomic interval carries:
- the mnmA gene encoding tRNA 2-thiouridine(34) synthase MnmA, which gives rise to MTDTSQRPLRVLAAMSGGVDSAVAAARAAEAGHDVTGVHLALSANPQSFRTGARGCCTIEDSRDARRAADVIGIPFYVWDLAERFREDVVEDFVAEYEAGRTPNPCLRCNEKIKFAALLDKALALGFDAVCTGHYAQVIVREDGTRELHRASDMAKDQSYVLGVLDDRQLAHAVFPLGDTVTTKDEIRAEAERRGLAVAKKPDSHDICFIADGDTQGFLAGRLGKAEGDIVDESGAKVGTHEGAFGFTIGQRKGLRIGTPAADGKPRYVLDISPVDNTVTVGPAASLDVSALTAIKPRWCGAAPVGPGTYTAQLRAHGGETEVSAELVDGTLEVRFTEPVRGVAPGQAVVLYEGTRVVGSATIATTTRATADV
- a CDS encoding DUF427 domain-containing protein, encoding MAEGHTITIEQGAQHVRVVHGGQVLAESDRPLVLRETGCPVRYYLPPEDVRLDLLTPSDTRTHCPFKGDASYWSRPDAADLVWSYPDPKPDVSEIKDHLCFYEADVS
- a CDS encoding alpha/beta fold hydrolase, encoding MDKKTISRDGTPIAYERHGDGPTVVLVGGAMCTGATLAPLAEALSDRFGAITYDRRGRGGSGDTAPFAVAREVEDIAALIEASGGSAALYGISSGGALALEAASSGLPVREVAVYETPFAVDEGAAGQRAAYTERLTELLGEDRRGDAVELFLSLVGTPPEMIAGVRMSHAWPGMEAIAPTLAYDNAAMGESGVPRERLAALSLPLLSIAGDASPAWMREAARSVAEAAPNGSYRTLEGQTHMVDPQVLAPVLAQFFRANG
- a CDS encoding methionine synthase, which codes for MSENSEFRFGSATGVGSMPGGDAREAAKTVVGSLDDFPFLAELPARGPGADMIGRTAGMLVELYARVEPSGWRLGDRPGRDTRRATSWLGEDLDALEEFTQGYEGPLKVQAVGPWTLAAALELRNGESVLSDQGARRDLAGSLAEGLRVHLDDVRRRIPGAQIVLQLDEPSLVAVLRGQVPTASGYRTHRAVDRQIAEATLRDVVGVNGGGPVVVHTCAPDVPFALLRRAGVAGISFDFSLLTERDDDAIGEAVEGGTRLLAGVIPGVDVPLSDPAGSVMGVRTLWRRLGLRPGLLAEAVTLTPSCGLAGASPDFARRALAHCVRAARSLADNPE
- the ligA gene encoding NAD-dependent DNA ligase LigA, yielding MAGEKHAEPTSVPAEARERHAQLAEQIEEHRFRYYVKDAPVVSDAEFDTLLRSLEALEDEYPELRTPDSPTQKVAVEYETDLDEVEHRERMLSLDNVFDDPGLAAWAARVAKDVGSTGYHFLCELKVDGLAVNLTYEDGRLTRAATRGTGRTGEDITPNVMTIAEIPHRLKGDHVPGLVEIRGEVYFPMDAFEGLNARRVAAGEKPYANPRNSAAGSLRQKDPKVTATLPLHMVVHGIGALEGFEGLGRLSEAYGLLHSWGLPTTRYAKVVDDLDGVREFIAYYGENRHAVEHEIDGVVVKLDEIPLQGRLGSTARAPRWAIAWKYAPEEVNTKLVNIRVGVGRTGRVTPYAQVEPVTVAGSEVEFATLHNQDVVKAKGVLIGDTVVLRKAGDVIPEILGPVVDLRDGTEREFVMPAECPECGTALRPRKEGDVDLRCPNARACPAQLRERVNYLAGRQALDIEHFGYVAAAALTKPLEPSEPPLSDESDLFDLTIEQLLPIKAYVLDQDSGLPKRDPKTGEEKIATVFANQQGEPKKNALAMLENIAAAKERPLARFLTGLSIRHVGPVAAEALAREFRSLDRIEGATEEELATTAGVGPIIAASLKEWFAEEWHREIIRKWRAAGVRMEDEGAGEDEGPRPLEGLIVVVTGTLEHHTRDGAKEELQSRGAKVTGSVSKKTSFVVVGDNPGSKYDKAMQLKVPVLNEEGFAVLLGQGPDAAADVALPAEE
- a CDS encoding TIGR00730 family Rossman fold protein translates to MNICVFLSAADLDDRYTRPAREFAELLGKGGHTLVWGGSDVGLMKVVADGVQQAGGRLVGVSVDFLAAKARAGADEMVVARDLAERKALLLAKADAVVVMVGGTGTLDEATEILELKKHGKTEKPVVLLNTAGFYDGLKEQFRRMDAEGFLPRPLTDLVFFAEEPVGALAYLEESVGTR
- a CDS encoding SDR family oxidoreductase → MASMATHVITGAGSGIGAAVARRLHARGDELVLHARDAGRAKELAAAFPGAKTLVGDLADPDKLSWAFSHQTLPGQVDSLMHIAGVVDLGPVGELTPKSWRHQLNVNLIAPAELTRHFLPQLRLAQGHVLFVNSGAGLNAHADWSAYAASKHGLKALADSLRHEEHAAGVRVTSVYPGRTASPMQAKVHQQEGKEYDAAKWIDPESVATTILMALDLPRDAEVNDLTVRPGG